TGGCAGCTCCCTGGTCGATCTCTACAAGACGATCGGCGCCGGGATCGGCGGGACGGCGATGCCGTCCTGGAAGGATGCTCTCGAAGAGAAGGACCTCTGGGCGCTCACTTATTACGTGAAGAGCCTGGCGGATGAGCGCTGGCGCCGCCCGCGGAGCGTTCCCGGTACTCCTGCGGAGAGCGAAGCCAATCCGGCTGCCCGTTATCGCGCGACCCTACGTTAACCGCGGGAGAGCCCACGAGCTGTCTCAGAGGTACGTTCCCTGGGAAACGCGACACGGACGGCTTTTCAACGGATGCAGGACACGAACGGGCGGGATATCTCATGGGGCGGAAGGCGCGATGACCGGGGGGGCGAGAGGCGCCTGTCGATTGAGACCTGACTTGAGGCACCGGAAATGAGCCGTCTGGAGCGACTCGGAAGCATCGCCCTCGTCGCGGGGTTGGCGCTGTGCGCCATCACGGTGGCGGTGCAAGGGTGGCTTCCCTGGGCGAGGCAGCGGGAGGCGCCGATCGAGAAGGTGCAAGTGGGCGCCGTGGTGCCGCTGTGGTTCGAGGACCTCGCGGCGCGTTACCCGGAGGAGTTCAAGAGATACTTCGGCGAGCCGACCCCGGCGACGTTCGCCAAGGTGATGGAGAAAGGCGAGGAAGTCTATCGGGACGAGGCCTGCTGGCGCTGTCACACGCGTTCAGCCCGTCCCCTCCGGCGCAGGGACGGCCAGGTCGGATCACCCTCGTATCCGGGGCGGACGCAGAACGCCCTCCGGCTGCCCCGCCTCTTCGGCGCGAAGCGCCTGGGGCCCGATCTGATCCAGGAAGCCGGCCATCATTCCAACGACTGGCAGGTGGCGCATCTCTGGGAGCCCCGGATCCTTGTCCCGCCTTCCCTCATGCCTTCCTTCAAGTGGCTGTTCGATCCCCCCGGAGCCGGCGGCGGCCCTCACCCAAACGCCCGCGGCCTCGCGCTCGTCGCCTTCATCCAGTGGCTCGGCTCCCCAACCGAGCGCCCCGACGCCCCCCTGCTTCAGCTCGACGCAGCGCCAAATACTGCGGCGCCTTAGCGCAGCCGCTCAGGCGAAATTCAAAACCAGCAACGCCGGTGCAATACGGTGTTCAAGATCACCCAACTCAGCCCCAATATGACGATGACTCCCGGCACTTTGATAATCATCAGCTGAGAACGCGTGAACGATTCCCTGCGGTTGAAGCTGAGCAATCGTAGAGCTCTCTGAGTGTCGAATACCGCCCAGCAGACCAATGGCAAATACAAGCTAACGATAATCAAAGTCTCTCGATCTACGACGAAATCCGGCATGGAGATGGCCACCAATCTTGCACATTGGCGAACGTTCTCGGATTATAGGATCAATCACAGGTCGCCATGTCACCATGTGGTGGTTTGCAGTCGGGGGAAACCCCGTGCCTCGAGGACGGCTCTGGCTTATGATGCAGGCTTGAAGCGGGCGCTTACATGAAAGGATGGCCGGGCCATGCAGCTGGGAATGATTGGATTGGGACGAATGGGGGCGAACATGGTGAGCCGCCTCCTCAAGGGCGATCACCAATGCGTCGTCTTCGACCGGAATCCGGAGGTGGCGCTGACGCTCGCGAAGCACGGGGCCGTCGCCGCGTCGAGCCTGGAGGATCTGGCGTCGAAGCTGAGGCCGCCGCGCGCCGTCTGGCTGATGGTCCCCGCCTCGGCGGTCGACGGCGTCGTGGCGACGCTGGTCCCTTTGCTCCAGAAAGGCGACGTCGTCGTCGACGGCGGCAACTCGCACCACGCCGACGACATCCGCCGCGCGGCCGAGCTGGAGAAAAGCGGCATCCTCCACCTCGACGTCGGGACGAGCGGCGGCATCTGGGGGCGCGAGCGCGGCTATTGCCTGATGATCGGCGGGACCGAAGCGGCCGTCCTGAAGCTCGAGCCGATCTTTCGGACCCTCGCTCCGGGGCTGGAGAGCGTTCCCCGCACTTCGGGCCGCGAGAAGGTCGGCGGCACCGTCGAGGAGGGCTACCTGCACTGCGGCCCGCCCGGTGCCGGCCACTTCGTCAAGATGGTCCACAACGGCATCGAGTACGGCCTGATGGCGGCCTATGCTGAAGGGCTCAACGTCCTGCGCCACGCCGGGATCGGCAATCAGCCGCGCCAGGCGGACGCCGAGACGACGCCGCTGCAGCATCCGGAACGCTACCGCTACGATCTGAACCTGGCCGACATCGCCGAGGTGTGGCGCCGCGGGAGCGTGATCGCCTCGTGGCTGCTCGATCTCACGGCGCTCGCGCTGCTCAAGCAGCCGGGGCTGGAGAGCTTCTCAGGGCGCGTGTCCGACTCCGGGGAAGGACGCTGGACCCTCGAGGCGGCACTCGACGAGGGGTGCCCCGCTCCCGTCCTCGGCGCGGCGCTCTTCCAGCGCTTCGCGTCGCGCGGCGAGGAGGACTTCGCGAACCGGCTGCTCTCTGCGATGCGCTTCGAGTTCGGCGGGCATCAGGAGAAGAAGCCATGACGGGAGCGCCCTCCGATGGCTGACGAAGCGGCCCCGGTCGCTCACGCCGGCGATCCTTGCGTCATGGTGATCTTCGGCGCCACCGGAGATCTGACGAAGCGCAAGCTGATTCCAGCGCTGTGCAATCTCGCCAGAGGGGAAAGCGGCAAGGACAGCTTCCTGCCGCGCGATTTCGCGATCGTCGGCGTCGCGACGAGCGACATGACGACCGAGGCGTTCCGCAAGAAGCTCAGCGAAGACATCAACACCTTCGCTACGGGAACCGTCGATCCGAAGATCTGGGAATGGCT
The sequence above is a segment of the Candidatus Polarisedimenticolia bacterium genome. Coding sequences within it:
- the gnd gene encoding decarboxylating 6-phosphogluconate dehydrogenase — translated: MQLGMIGLGRMGANMVSRLLKGDHQCVVFDRNPEVALTLAKHGAVAASSLEDLASKLRPPRAVWLMVPASAVDGVVATLVPLLQKGDVVVDGGNSHHADDIRRAAELEKSGILHLDVGTSGGIWGRERGYCLMIGGTEAAVLKLEPIFRTLAPGLESVPRTSGREKVGGTVEEGYLHCGPPGAGHFVKMVHNGIEYGLMAAYAEGLNVLRHAGIGNQPRQADAETTPLQHPERYRYDLNLADIAEVWRRGSVIASWLLDLTALALLKQPGLESFSGRVSDSGEGRWTLEAALDEGCPAPVLGAALFQRFASRGEEDFANRLLSAMRFEFGGHQEKKP
- a CDS encoding cbb3-type cytochrome c oxidase subunit II, which codes for MSRLERLGSIALVAGLALCAITVAVQGWLPWARQREAPIEKVQVGAVVPLWFEDLAARYPEEFKRYFGEPTPATFAKVMEKGEEVYRDEACWRCHTRSARPLRRRDGQVGSPSYPGRTQNALRLPRLFGAKRLGPDLIQEAGHHSNDWQVAHLWEPRILVPPSLMPSFKWLFDPPGAGGGPHPNARGLALVAFIQWLGSPTERPDAPLLQLDAAPNTAAP